ATGATGGAGCAATATATGGAATTTTTAACGAATCAATGAATTTTATGGTGGTCGTTAAATCCCCATCAACCTGCACACCAGAATGAACAAATTCATGAACTAAACCTAAGCCTAAACCTAGCAAAGTAAAAGGGTTTTGTCATTTTCTAACCTCGAAACTAACTACGCCCCCGAAACCACTCATCTGTCTTTTGGCAAGATTATGCTCAGGATGACTTGGTAGCCCAGGGTAGTAAACACATTTGATCTGCATAATGTCACATTGTATAAGGTAAAAGAATTCACAACCACATGATTAAATCCAGTTAATGAATAAGCTTGATTAATGAGATTAACTCAGTTTGAATATGCTACATCTGCTAATTTCTCAACACGTGTATGAGTCGTATACTCTACCATCAGATGCCTCAAAAGCATCAATAATTAAACTACTATTGTTCCCTTGCACCGCGTTGGTTAACATTAGGTAGTAAATTAAACGTACGAAACAATATGCAGTTGTGTTTTTCCTTGTAATAAAGCACTGCAGCTTGATAAATTAAATTGCATACCTTAGGATGAGCCTCTAAAAGCTTTGCCATCCTCAAAGCTGAGGAATTCTGCTGCTGAACACGAAGATGCAATGTCTTCATGCCTCGTATAAGTAAGTATGCAGCATTCTGTAAGATGAAGATATCAGAATTAATTAGACAGTAAGGCTtgacaagaaaagaaaaaaaaaaaaaaaggatcgAAACGAGCGCAGAAAACCAATGGAGAATTCAATCATGCATGAACATCACTCCataatcaaaaacaaaaaggatgCAGGAATTAAATAGGATAAGAGAAGGACTCACTGGATTTAAAGTGCCACCTATTACATGATGAAGGTTTCGAATCTCAGAAACCAGTTTCAGAGAACCGCTTACACAACCAGCAATGACCTAAAAGACAATGCTTGGTAAATTCCTTCTCAAGGGAAATTGCTCATAAAgctcttaattaattaataatttaaatccaGATTactcaaataaaaagaatcaCTTACATCATTATGACCCGCAAGATACTTCGTAGCAGAGTGAATAACCAAGTCGGCCCCGAGTGAAAGCGCTTTCTGGTTCAATGCTGTTGCAAAGGTACCATCTATACAAACCAATGCTCCATGTTGATGACAAAGCTCTGAAACGAGTTTAATGTCAACACATCTCAGAAATGGATTGGTTGGGGATTCAGTGAAGAAAATAGAAACCTACATGGAAGGAAAATACAGGTTAACATCAATTTCCATTAATACCAAACATAAAACCCATAAAAACGATTAAAAAAGGGTTGATAAATGGtcactttattttctttcagaGCTACTTCAAGGCTGTTCATATCCGCAGGATCAATGGTCGTAGCCTGCCATTCCAAGTTATAGTTACAGTTAcaacataaaaaaagaaaaatggatcTAAGAATAGAGCTTTCCAACCAACCAGTTCCACTACAAATCAAGCAACACCAACTTATAAACAAATccatccaattttcttttttagagaTAAGAAATCCCATATAGTTGGAAAAATATcgacaataataaaaattcagATCTTATATAATCACTACAAATAAACAAGAGAATGATTGTTAACAGAATCTATTACATTTTTAAGGAAACTTTATAATTCTAGTAATTTGTTTGCTCTATGTTCTTTAATTAGGATTTTCTCatattcttgttcttcatgaATTCTATTCCgatgcaaaaacaaaaatatttaataaggaTGAAAGGAAAAGTATGAACTAAGGCTGCGGCACGGCACCTGATAGACTTGCCCCCAATCAACTAAAGCtgcttaattattttactcaGTTCTAGAAACCTAAAGGTAACTTGTTCGCACCCTGTACACACAATTTTATCAGGGGAGGGCAGTTTACTTACTTTTCCGCCAATGTCCAAGCAGAAAACAAGTTCAAATATTACTcagaataaaaacaaaattattctGTCACAGTTAAATTAATGCATACATAAGGAAAAGACTATTTCCATGCAAGACAGATCGAGTTGGTGTCCAATCATTGAATGAGAcagaaaaatgttaaataacACTAATCTTAGCGTAATGATTAACTAAACCACCGAAAGAAGATGAATAAGATAAACAGAATGAAGCTAAAGGTACAATAATACCGTGATTCCCATTTTGGGAAGAATGGTTTCAATAAAAATCCTTGTCTTCCTATAGCAATCTGTGGTCGTCACGATATGCCCTCCAGCAGGAACCAACGCTAGAAACATCATTGTGCTGGCACACATGCCTGAGGCCACAATCAGGGTAGATTCAGCCCCTTCTAAAGCACTgattcaaaaccaaaaacaacttACAACACTCAATTCTATTCGGTAAGgattacaaaagaaacaaactagTTCATAAACAAAACCTTATCTTCTCCTCCGCAACAATTGTCGTCGGATTTCCATAGCGCCCATACTCGAAACTTACAGCGCGCTTCTCCTGCCAGGATCCAATGTTTAAAAGAGTAAGAACGAATCCAGACATCTTTATACatcgttttttattttttttttccttcaattttgatGCATGTATAACGAGCAAAACAATGCTAGACTAGTAGggagaaaatgataataaaagcTACAGAGTTGAAGTCAACCGTTTTGAATCATCATGGAATGCTAATAAGTACCTTGAAATCAATGAGATCAGCAGTTTTCTTGAAGAAATAAGCGGAAGTATTAACCACCGGCGTCGTAATAGCGTCGTCAACTCTACCACGACCAAATCGTTCGCCTGAAATCCGCACCGAAACATTCAATTacatgtaa
This sequence is a window from Cucurbita pepo subsp. pepo cultivar mu-cu-16 chromosome LG04, ASM280686v2, whole genome shotgun sequence. Protein-coding genes within it:
- the LOC111793706 gene encoding cystathionine gamma-synthase 1, chloroplastic-like; protein product: MAVSSRAALIGSASFEGRCDPNSGVAACLRTHSYARFAQPKSVKGTLASHALSSSRIFKFPPNFLRQLSNKARRNCSNIGVAQVVAASWSNNSPPSPSAAAAAAATSVDAAAAASVPAASDAVALEGCVGNESLKVEEDLGDSRTSVFNSDGSVAIHAGERFGRGRVDDAITTPVVNTSAYFFKKTADLIDFKEKRAVSFEYGRYGNPTTIVAEEKISALEGAESTLIVASGMCASTMMFLALVPAGGHIVTTTDCYRKTRIFIETILPKMGITATTIDPADMNSLEVALKENKVSIFFTESPTNPFLRCVDIKLVSELCHQHGALVCIDGTFATALNQKALSLGADLVIHSATKYLAGHNDVIAGCVSGSLKLVSEIRNLHHVIGGTLNPNAAYLLIRGMKTLHLRVQQQNSSALRMAKLLEAHPKIKCVYYPGLPSHPEHNLAKRQMSGFGGVVSFEVDGDLTTTIKFIDSLKIPYIAPSFGGCESIIDQPAIMSYWDLNQTERLKYGIKDNLVRFSIGIEEFEDLKADILQGLEAI